One genomic window of Cannabis sativa cultivar Pink pepper isolate KNU-18-1 chromosome 2, ASM2916894v1, whole genome shotgun sequence includes the following:
- the LOC133033963 gene encoding uncharacterized protein LOC133033963, translated as MALGTDEHGGRVRGLGYGVTQTQFFHTPRPTKRKNKDEDNEALSDMDKRLRETEESNRQLKEQMAELLRIVRSQHSGVAGTSHASGSGVGGESNKLARDDDIVSAPEAQPQSPVHVSAPRQPSTLHAEKVTAPPAPPPHTDGISEKKYPCWLHVRLEPSGLSLKGSKGFMVKEQYLKNGKFSVQGSDFLYKDYRRVFIDEVYVENARLPCPVVQNGYTTVGHAVGLYVAWLKDYITPVGVELTQRPNNQMQKKQPVSGKGQVSEELLGPRTQPQKIPERPSKKGRYVAPKRTSIINNFFKLLNMWPKTTIIHFEASKDLFGVENDSIWLPTIDIKELCQMGFLGAQPIAIWCKFLKERLLDVNGLSRLYAFLNPGAIASDAGDYNARSRALRKRIFEIDSPAKWIIAPITISK; from the exons ATGGCCCTTGGGACAGATGAACATGGTGGTCGAGTCCGGGGCTTGGGTTATGGTGTCACTCAAACCCAATTTTTCCACACTCCACGCCCTACAAAGAGGAAGAATAAAGATGAGGATAATGAAGCATTGTCAGATATGGATAAGCGACTCCGTGAGACAGAGGAGAGTAATAGACAGCTTAAAGAACAAATGGCTGAACTCCTGCGTATAGTTCGTTCCCAGCATAGTGGTGTTGCGGGTACATCACATGCGTCTGGTTCGGGTGTTGGAGGAGAATCAAACAAACTAGCCCGTGATGATGACATTGTTTCTGCTCCTGAAGCACAACCACAAAGTCCTGTCCATGTCTCTGCTCCACGACAACCGAGTACACTGCATGCTGAGAAGGTAACCGCTCCACCAGCTCCACCGCCACATACCGATGGCATTTCAGAAAAG AAATATCCATGTTGGCTGCATGTTCGGTTGGAGCCTAGTGGATTGTCATTGAAAGGTTCTAAGGGATTCATGGTGAAGGAGCAATATTTGAAGAATGGCAAGTTCTCAGTCCAGGGTTCTGATTTCCTCTACAAGGATTATCGTCGGGTTTTCATCGATGAAGTCTATGTAGAAAATGCCCGTCTTCCATGTCCCGTCGTTCAAAATGGATACACCACTGTAGGTCATGCTGTAGGACTTTATGTAGCATGGCTAAAGGACTACATTACGCCAGTTGGAGTAGAGTTG ACGCAACGCCCCAATAACCAAATGCAGAAGAAGCAACCTGTGAGTGGAAAAGGACAAGTATCTGAAGAATTACTTGGTCCTCGAACACAGCCTCAAAAAATACCAGAGAGGCCAAGTAAAAAGGGTCGCTACGTTGCACCAAAAAGGACATCAATAATCAACAACTTTTTTAAGTTACTCAACATGTGGCCAAAAACAACAATAATCCACTTTGAGGCCAGCAAGGATTTATTTGGGGTTGAAAACGACTCGATATGGCTTCCAACAATTGACATCAAGGAATTGTGCCAAATGGGATTTTTAGGAGCCCAACCTATTGCAATCTGGTGCAA GTTTTTGAAGGAACGGTTGCTAGATGTTAATGGATTAAGCAGACTATATGCATTTTTAAATCCTGGGGCCATTGCCTCTGATGCTGGGGATTATAATGCCCGTTCTCGAGCACTGCGCAAACgtatttttgaaattgataGTCCGGCTAAATGGATTATTGCCCCTATAACAATTAGtaagtaa
- the LOC133034943 gene encoding uncharacterized protein LOC133034943 → MHIEKNVSDSLLNTLFNIPGRSKDGIKSRLDLKELGIRANLHPQVVGGRTFLPPACHALTKVEKQSLCSSISNVKVPEGYSSNVSDWVDMSKLILNGLKSHDHHILIQHILPVSIRSVLPKKVRYAITRLCLFFKSLCCKVIDVTKLENLGLEIVEVLCYLEQFFPPSFFDIMVHLTVHLVREVKLCGPVYMRWMYPFERYMKILKGYVRNRSRPEGCIVESYIVEETIEFCSDYLSEVTTIGACPTRVNSEISKGSRGVSVCGVSRADREEAHRLVLQNIDEVQPYIEEHFNWIKSNNPTKARNQKWVQDEHYRNFSTWLKKKVYAENCESPSNVSNTLLCISRGPSCDVLKYQSYYINSTKFCTKDRDKSRKTQNSGVMIVARAFQISSSKDKNPIECNMSFYGVIQEIWELDYSSFQIPVFLCDWVRSDNGVKDDELGFKLVDLNRIGHKSDRFVMASQATQVFYMSDPLDARWSVVMTTQAKDYANQEHNGDDLMISEQIHQITPPPIDVTVGDDVVSSRDDGEGLWVNETIKP, encoded by the exons ATGCATATTGAGAAGAATGTGTCAGACAGCTTGCTTAATACCTTGTTCAATATTCCCGGGCGGAGTAAAGATGGAATTAAATCTCGCCTAGATTTGAAAGAATTAGGAATACGGGCCAATTTACACCCACAAGTTGTTGGTGGACGTACATTTTTACCACCGGCTTGTCATGCTCTGACTAAAGTAGAAAAACAATCTTTGTGTAGTTCTATCTCCAATGTGAAGGTACCGGAAGGGTACTCCTCAAATGTCTCCGACTGGGTAGATATGAGTAAGTTAATTTTGAATGGTCTGAAATCTCATGATCATCATATATTAATTCAACACATTCTACCAGTGAGTATCCGTTCTGTGTTGCCTAAAAAAGTTCGATATGCAATCACAAGGTTGTGTTTGTTCTTCAAATCTCTTTGTTGTAAAGTGATTGATGTCACAAAGTTAGAGAACCTCGGGTTAGAAATCGTAGAAGTGTTGTGTTATTTGGAGCAATTTTTTCCGCCTTCTTTTTTTGACATAATGGTTCACCTAACAGTGCATTTGGTGAGAGAGGTAAAGTTGTGTGGACCAGTGTACATGAGGTGGATGTACCCATTTGAACGATACATGAAAATCTTAAAGGGTTATGTGAGAAATAGAAGTAGGCCCGAGGGTTGTATTGTTGAATCATACATTGTTGAAGAGACGATTGAATTCTGTTCAGACTACTTGTCAGAGGTTACAACTATTGGCGCTTGTCCTACTCGGGTCAATAGTGAAATAAGTAAAGGGAGTAGGGGTGTTTCTGTTTGCGGTGTAAGTCGAGCTGATCGTGAAGAAGCGCATCGTCTCGTCTTGCAAAATATTGACGAGGTCCAACCATACATTGA GGAACATTTTAATTGGATTAAGAGTAATAATCCGACTAAGGCAAGGAATCAAAAATGGGTACAAGATGAACATTATCGAAATTTCAGTACAtggttaaaaaaaaag GTATATGCTGAAAATTGTGAATCCCCAAGCAATGTATCCAACACACTGCTTTGCATATCACGAGGTCCTTCGTGTGATGTACTCAAGTACCAATCGTACTATATAAATAGTACTAAATTTTGTACCAAAGATcgtgataaatctagaaaaacACAAAATAGCGGTGTCATGATAGTTGCTAGAGCTTTCCAAATATCTAGTTCAAAAGATAAAAACCCAATTGAATGTAATATGTCTTTTTACGGTGTAATTCAAGAAATTTGGGAATTAGATTATAGTAGTTTTCAAATTCCTGTTTTTCTTTGTGATTGGGTTAGGAGTGATAATGGGGTTAAAGACGATGAACTTGGATTCAAATTAGTGGACTTGAATCGAATAGGCCACAAGTCTGATAGGTTTGTAATGGCGTCTCAAGCCACTCAGGTGTTTTACATGAGTGACCCATTAGATGCACGCTGGTCAGTTGTCATGACAACGCAAGCAAAAGACTATGCTAACCAAGAGCATAATGGCGATGATCTTATGATAAGTGAGCAAATTCATCAAATCACTCCACCACCTATTGATGTCACCGTTGGGGACGATGTCGTATCATCTCGTGATGATGGGGAGGGGTTATGGGTGAATGAAACTATCAAGCCATGA